The Amyelois transitella isolate CPQ chromosome 20, ilAmyTran1.1, whole genome shotgun sequence genome has a segment encoding these proteins:
- the LOC106131634 gene encoding CDC42 small effector protein homolog, producing MASTGSEIWLQWFACCYQPAAQAQRTRRRIDRSMIGAPTNFQHTGHIGSSDRFVDMPSSLLHSIQNQMQSKGGYEVAYGVKVY from the exons atggccAGTACTGGTAGCGAAATTTGGCTGCAATGGTTTGCGTGCTGTTACCAGCCAGCTGCGCAGGCGCAGCGCACACGGCGGAGGATAGACCGATCTATGATTGGTGCACCTACGAATTTTCAACACACAGGTCACATAG GGTCTTCAGACCGGTTCGTGGACATGCCCTCATCGTTGTTGCATTCTATCCAGAACCAGATGCAAAGCAAAGGAGGGTACGAGGTCGCTTATGGTGTAAAG gtTTACTGA
- the LOC106131633 gene encoding retinol dehydrogenase 12-like codes for METIFFDVISYIIICIIIFIFVCKLYMTYVTKMCRCETKLTGKIAIVTGANTGIGFQTARNLAKRHAKVILACRDKTKGTRAVNMIRRETRNSYVYFKQLDLESFTSVTRFAQEILDSLPFVHILINNAGTGMLDHSLTEDNLPIEVQVNHYSPFLLTLLLLPLLQKEPNSRIINVSSVMHKIGRVDPENFHKQRKTFLDRRRVYADTKLANMLFTLKLSELLKGTYVTVNCLHPGGVYTDFFRHQPFIVKFILRFCMKTAWEGAQTVIHLAVAPELAHTSGKYFVECKKASPAKRALDKSVAHRLWLNSEKIVEPYLPADNY; via the coding sequence atggaaacaattttttttgacgtGATCtcgtatattataatttgtatcatCATCTTTATCTTTGTGTGTAAATTGTATATGACGTACGTTACAAAGATGTGCAGGTGCGAAACTAAATTAACTGGAAAAATAGCTATTGTGACAGGTGCTAACACTGGAATTGGGTTCCAGACGGCGAGGAATTTGGCCAAACGACACGCCAAAGTTATCTTAGCCTGTAGGGATAAAACTAAGGGTACGCGTGCCGTGAACATGATTAGAAGAGAAACAAGGAACTCTTATGTATACTTTAAACAGTTGGATCTAGAATCATTCACATCTGTAACCCGATTTGCTCAAGAAATCTTAGACTCACTGCCATTTGtccatattttaataaacaatgcTGGCACTGGAATGCTTGATCATTCCTTGACAGAAGATAACTTGCCCATAGAAGTTCAAGTAAACCATTATAGCCCATTCTTACTGACATTACTTTTATTGCCACTGTTACAGAAAGAACCTAATAGCCGCATTATTAATGTTTCATCAGTAATGCATAAAATTGGCAGGGTTGACCCAGAAAATTTTCACAAGCAAAGGAAGACTTTTCTGGATCGTAGGAGGGTTTATGCTGACACAAAATTAGCAAATATGTTATTTACTTTGAAATTAAGTGAATTGTTAAAAGGAACCTATGTAACTGTCAATTGTTTGCATCCTGGAGGAGtttatacagatttttttaggcACCAACCatttatagttaaatttatattgagaTTTTGCATGAAAACTGCCTGGGAAGGAGCACAGACTGTGATTCATTTGGCTGTAGCGCCTGAATTAGCCCATACATCTGGGAAATATTTTGTGGAATGTAAAAAAGCGTCACCTGCAAAAAGGGCCCTAGATAAGAGTGTAGCTCATAGGCTATGGTTAAACTCAGAGAAAATTGTGGAACCGTATTTACCGGCTGACAATTACTAA
- the LOC106131411 gene encoding uncharacterized protein LOC106131411, with the protein MECESVDSKKLYKVFDASKRKRARKKREGQDDSNSVATDDTASGCQANCRSASAKTSLQHVPTVQTISMNKDSHKRLKSHKLKPLVFSVCKSGIGSDADLKDRDRDRDSSPAVSPSPTEAHHKRSSTDTRRRDDMSLALKAGLISPSTSISPRQGGLDSLVPDQDSIIYAYLEDALKKEKKKERQSRRHDDYRSCQRHQSATHRHRHHHHHRRRCEEVNSRDRDKSKDLSTVPLLNQAILFETFAKLCAQFNEKSAAPYPNQVKRSLSHKSLQCEVLSKHNYQDVDQRPTRLPNRTEEQSRDNVSRIRSQENFHGRSQERVPMNSRPDRIEKQEKCGYPPYEKDPRYVSKLDLTSSRIRTVDDRTYQEYSQNHIPEGTCHDQYRTRPPQEYRDYREYEKDRRNYEDKRYLDQRTSRSFDVRDHRDGYPDDEKWRRTARSDNVKEKRYDPRDRRYDERYKYYYEDKVDRERYNMPQRDSRRSRRNLERFERNSIASREDDYKDRDRYSEKERDSGLSVADGENSTVSGKSNYLRTMKQEIAEQREAMDKMMKLWKELMRCFKGMTPQTQGQDRAVHENAANVRDSAAAQLRLWRECMRRYETVARDVGDTDARLMEEINKQRSEMAEMATMWQECLQRYREMSTDFNSLKQQLTPPEPVRLPAAPVACAEGEGHVPPAAPYRLPPTYPPQMPPVSGYGSPLRHNASAPPAWWWTDARPSPRRRSSPDSRGSRDRDRERRHRQKNRDDTRYKDKPSKPSAARSEHRHRKR; encoded by the exons ATGGAGTGTGAATCGGTCGATAgtaaaaaattgtacaaagTATTCGACGCGTCGAAGCGCAAGCGGGCTCGCAAGAAGAGGGAGGGGCAGGATGATTCAAACTCTGTAGCCACCGATGATACTGCAAGC GGCTGCCAAGCGAACTGCCGCAGTGCGTCGGCCAAGACCAGTCTGCAGCATGTTCCGACCGTGCAGACCATTAGCATGAACAAAGATTCACATAAAAGGTTAAAATCTCACAAACTGAAGCCTTTAGTATTTAGCGTTTGTAAATCTGGTATTGGTTCCGATGCTGAcctaaa GGATCGTGACCGGGACCGGGACAGCAGCCCGGCGGTGTCCCCGTCGCCCACTGAAGCTCACCACAAGCGGTCGTCCACCGACACCCGCCG gaGGGATGATATGTCGCTGGCGCTGAAAGCAGGGTTAATATCTCCGTCGACGTCTATATCACCGCGACAG GGCGGTTTGGACTCATTAGTTCCTGACCAAGATTCCATCATCTATGCATATTTAGAGGATGCTCTAAAGaaggaaaagaaaaa AGAGAGGCAGTCACGCAGACACGATGATTATCGTTCGTGCCAGCGTCACCAGTCGGCGACTCATCGGCACCgtcaccaccaccaccaccgcAGGCGGTGCGAGGAAGTCAACTCCAGGGATAGAGACAA GTCTAAAGACTTATCAACAGTCCCTCTTTTGAACCAAGCCATCCTCTTCGAAACTTTTGCCAAGTTATGCGCCCAGTTCAATGAGAAATCTGCAGCTCCATACCCAAACCAAGTG AAACGTTCTCTCAGTCACAAATCATTGCAATGCGAAGTTCTGTCTAAACATAACTACCAAGACGTCGACCAACGGCCGACCAGGCTGCCCAATCGAACGGAGGAACAGTCAAGAGACAACGTGTCCAGGATCCGAAGCCAGGAGAACTTCCACGGGCGAAGCCAGGAAAGGGTGCCGATGAACTCACGACCGGATAGAATCGAGAAACAAGAGAAATGCGGCTACCCTCCGTATGAAAAGGATCCCCGTTACGTTAGCAAACTGGATCTGACCAGTTCGAGAATAAGGACCGTAGACGATAGAACCTATCAAGAATATTCACAGAACCACATCCCAGAGGGAACCTGTCACGATCAATATAGAACTCGACCTCCACAAGAGTATAGAGATTACCGGGAATACGAAAAGGATCGCAGAAACTACGAGGACAAACGATATCTTGATCAAAGAACGAGCAGAAGCTTTGATGTTAGAGATCATAGGGATGGTTACCCTGATGATGAGAAATGGCGAAGGACAGCTAGAAGCGATAATGTTAAGGAGAAGCGCTATGATCCAAGAGATCGGAGATATGATGAGaggtataagtattattatgaaGATAAAGTTGATCGAGAACGATATAACATGCCTCAAAGGGACAGCAGGCGGTCCAGGCGGAATTTGGAGAGGTTCGAGAGGAATTCTATAGCTTCGAGGGAGGATGATTACAAAGATAGAGACAGATATTCAGAGAAGGAGCGAGATTCTGGGTTGAGTGTGGCTGACGGTGAAAATAGCACCGTGAGTGGGAAGAGCAACTACCTTCGGACGATGAAA CAAGAAATAGCGGAACAGCGGGAGGCGATGGATAAGATGATGAAATTGTGGAAGGAACTAATGCGGTGTTTTAAGGGGATGACGCCGCAAACACAAGGGCAAGATAGAGCTGTTCAC GAGAACGCAGCAAACGTAAGAGATTCTGCAGCGGCTCAGCTACGTCTGTGGCGCGAATGTATGAGGCGGTACGAGACTGTCGCTCGCGACGTCGGCGATACGGACGCTAGGCTTATG gaagaaatcaataaacaaCGCTCCGAGATGGCGGAAATGGCGACCATGTGGCAGGAGTGCCTGCAGCGGTACAGGGAGATGAGCACAGACTTCAACAGCCTTAAACAACAa ttgACGCCTCCAGAGCCGGTGCGCCTGCCGGCGGCACCAGTCGCGTGCGCAGAGGGCGAGGGCCACGTGCCGCCCGCGGCGCCCTACAGGCTGCCGCCCACCTACCCGCCGCAG ATGCCTCCAGTGAGTGGCTACGGGTCCCCTCTGCGCCACAACGCGTCGGCGCCGCCCGCGTGGTGGTGGACCGACGCGCGTCCCTCGCCCCGCCGCCGCTCTTCGCCGGATTCGCGGGGCTCGCGGGACCGGGACCGGGAGAGACGACATCGGCAGAAGAATAGAG atgaTACCCGTTACAAAGATAAACCTTCAAAGCCTAGTGCAGCGCGATCGGAGCACAGGCATAGAAAAAGATAG